The following proteins come from a genomic window of Myroides odoratus DSM 2801:
- a CDS encoding PorP/SprF family type IX secretion system membrane protein, translated as MRLKKTTRTVFLLSLGLVGITQTYAQQDPQYTQYMYNHSNINPAYAGSREGLQIFGLYRTQWVGLEGAPKTATLSVNTPLGDSGLGLGVNFVNDHLGVMDDNTLSVDLSYAIDLNHQYKLAFGLKGSANLLDVNYSKLHIYNPTDPVAEDDIKNEFSPNIGAGLFLYSDKAYVGLSAPHLLTRSRYDDNEVRTLRQKMHMYLTGGYVFDLNPNLKFKPAAMVKMEQGSPLQMDVSANFMFLDKFTLGAAYRWDAAVSGLVGFQVSENIFVGYSYDAETSKLARYNSGSHEIFMRFSLFNSYKRVAAPRFF; from the coding sequence ATGAGACTAAAAAAGACAACACGTACCGTATTTCTTCTAAGCTTAGGTTTGGTTGGTATAACGCAAACGTATGCACAGCAAGATCCACAATATACCCAATACATGTATAATCATTCTAACATTAACCCTGCTTATGCAGGAAGCAGAGAAGGACTACAGATATTCGGATTGTATCGCACGCAATGGGTAGGACTAGAAGGTGCGCCGAAAACAGCCACCCTCTCTGTTAATACTCCCTTGGGGGATTCAGGATTGGGATTGGGAGTAAATTTTGTCAATGATCATTTGGGAGTTATGGATGATAATACGTTGTCCGTTGATTTATCCTATGCGATTGACTTGAATCACCAATATAAATTGGCCTTTGGTTTAAAGGGATCCGCGAACTTACTGGATGTAAATTACAGTAAATTACATATTTACAATCCAACGGATCCTGTAGCGGAAGATGATATTAAAAACGAATTTTCGCCTAATATTGGAGCAGGGTTATTCTTGTATTCCGATAAGGCTTATGTCGGATTGTCAGCGCCTCATCTCTTAACGAGATCGCGCTATGATGATAACGAGGTGAGAACACTTCGCCAAAAAATGCATATGTATCTAACAGGAGGTTATGTTTTTGACTTGAATCCTAACTTGAAATTCAAACCAGCTGCAATGGTGAAAATGGAACAAGGTTCACCCTTGCAAATGGATGTCAGTGCCAACTTTATGTTCTTAGATAAGTTTACCCTTGGGGCGGCATATCGTTGGGACGCTGCAGTAAGTGGGCTCGTTGGATTTCAGGTGTCTGAGAATATTTTTGTCGGATACAGTTATGATGCTGAAACGAGTAAGTTAGCTCGATATAATTCAGGCTCACACGAAATATTTATGCGTTTTAGTTTGTTTAACAGCTACAAGCGCGTTGCTGCGCCGAGGTTCTTCTAA
- a CDS encoding gliding motility-associated C-terminal domain-containing protein, with protein MKKTKYTIGLALGLLAGGIVQAQNTAQQVMVNTGVMFVASDETLATRFDFTNTAEGKVINDGTVYFFRNFNNDGHYGYSGSKSRATNNSKAVFKRYEGEEGVQLISGNAFSQFYNVELDNSKPEVAFDLKNNMDVFGTLEFKEGIVKVDESFNPITEGSYGMLTFHEGAIASSASDRSHAEGKVEKIGNERFEFPIGDQTYFRQAIISAPKSNTDAVVAEYRFNDTAFFETHKTATGVVKEVNNREYWKLEGKSKEVETVILSLSWDERTTLPSILTDVERELHILRWDEKQQLWVDEGGVVDMSTQTVSTPAKIKNYGYFTLGTVKDDWILEGDIVIYNLVTPDGDGKNDYFIIDNIRKYPNNRVEIYNRWGVKVYETTGYDPNGDGSMNVFNGYSEGKITVDKKKKLPSGTYYYIVTYEHTDANGSRMIKKAANLHLETN; from the coding sequence CCTTTTGGCAGGAGGTATAGTTCAAGCCCAAAATACAGCGCAACAGGTAATGGTCAACACAGGAGTAATGTTTGTGGCATCTGATGAAACACTCGCTACTCGTTTTGACTTTACCAATACAGCGGAAGGCAAAGTAATTAACGATGGAACAGTCTACTTTTTTCGAAATTTTAATAACGATGGTCACTATGGTTATAGTGGCAGCAAAAGTAGAGCTACGAATAACAGTAAAGCCGTTTTTAAGCGATATGAAGGCGAAGAAGGGGTTCAACTGATTAGTGGTAATGCATTCTCTCAATTTTATAATGTCGAATTAGATAACAGTAAACCAGAGGTTGCTTTTGACCTTAAAAATAACATGGATGTTTTTGGTACACTGGAGTTTAAAGAGGGAATTGTAAAAGTAGATGAATCGTTTAATCCTATAACAGAAGGATCTTACGGTATGTTGACGTTCCATGAAGGCGCAATTGCTTCTAGTGCAAGTGATCGTTCACATGCAGAAGGAAAGGTTGAGAAAATAGGCAATGAACGATTTGAATTCCCCATTGGAGATCAAACGTATTTTCGACAAGCAATCATTAGCGCGCCTAAGAGCAACACAGATGCTGTTGTAGCGGAATATCGATTCAATGATACAGCGTTCTTTGAAACGCATAAAACCGCGACAGGTGTTGTGAAAGAGGTAAACAACAGAGAATATTGGAAATTAGAAGGGAAGTCCAAAGAGGTAGAAACGGTTATTTTGAGCTTAAGCTGGGATGAACGTACCACCTTACCTTCTATATTGACCGATGTGGAACGAGAGCTTCATATTCTTCGTTGGGATGAAAAGCAACAGCTCTGGGTAGATGAAGGCGGAGTAGTAGATATGTCAACGCAGACCGTTTCTACACCAGCAAAAATTAAAAATTATGGATACTTCACTTTAGGAACGGTAAAAGACGATTGGATTTTAGAAGGAGATATAGTCATTTATAACTTAGTAACACCTGATGGGGATGGTAAAAATGATTATTTCATCATAGATAACATCCGTAAATATCCGAATAATCGAGTGGAAATTTACAACCGTTGGGGAGTGAAAGTATATGAAACAACGGGATATGATCCAAATGGAGATGGAAGTATGAATGTATTTAATGGATATTCAGAAGGTAAAATTACAGTCGATAAAAAGAAAAAATTACCAAGCGGAACGTACTACTATATTGTGACATACGAACATACCGATGCAAATGGTAGTCGCATGATTAAGAAAGCGGCTAACTTACATTTAGAGACCAATTAA